A window of the Chanodichthys erythropterus isolate Z2021 chromosome 21, ASM2448905v1, whole genome shotgun sequence genome harbors these coding sequences:
- the cxcr4a gene encoding C-X-C chemokine receptor type 4a, with protein sequence MAYYEHIVFEDDLSADNNSEFGSGDIGANFEVPCDVEVSHEFQRIFLPTVYGIIFVLGLVGNGLVVLVMGCQKKSRTMTDKYRLHLSVADLLFVLTLPFWAVDAAKDWYFGSFMCVAVHMIYTVNLYSSVLILAFISLDRYLAVVRATNSQAPRKLLANRIIYVGVWLPAALLTVPDLVFAKAETSTIRTFCERLYPQDSFIIWVVTFRFQHILVGFVLPGLVILICYCIIISKLSRGSKGTQKRKALKTTVVLIVCFFVCWLPYCGGILLDTLLMLEVIPHTCELEQGLEKWIFVTEALAYFHCCLNPILYAFLGVKFKKSARSALSPSRGSSLKILPKKRGGMSSVSTESESSSFHSS encoded by the exons ATGGCATATTACGAA CACATCGTCTTTGAGGATGATTTATCGGCTGATAACAACTCTGAGTTCGGCTCGGGGGACATTGGAGCCAACTTTGAGGTCCCGTGCGACGTGGAGGTCAGTCACGAGTTCCAGAGGATCTTTCTTCCAACCGTGTACGGGATCATATTTGTTTTGGGTCTTGTCGGGAACGGACTGGTTGTGCTGGTAATGGGCTGCCAGAAGAAATCCAGAACCATGACAGACAAGTACCGTCTGCACCTTTCAGTGGCGGACCTTCTGTTTGTGCTGACCCTGCCGTTCTGGGCCGTGGACGCGGCCAAAGACTGGTACTTTGGAAGCTTCATGTGCGTGGCCGTGCATATGATTTACACGGTGAATTTATACAGCAGCGTCCTCATCCTCGCCTTCATCAGTCTGGACCGGTACCTCGCCGTGGTGCGCGCCACAAACAGCCAAGCTCCGAGGAAACTGCTCGCCAATCGCATCATTTACGTGGGCGTGTGGCTCCCCGCCGCGCTCCTCACCGTCCCCGACCTGGTGTTCGCCAAAGCGGAGACCAGCACTATCCGCACCTTCTGCGAGCGCCTTTACCCTCAGGACTCTTTCATAATTTGGGTGGTCACTTTCCGCTTCCAGCACATCCTGGTGGGCTTCGTGCTGCCCGGGCTCGTGATTCTCATCTGCTACTGCATCATCATCTCGAAGCTGTCGCGCGGCTCCAAGGGCACGCAGAAGCGCAAGGCGCTCAAGACCACAGTGGTTCTGATCGTGTGCTTTTTCGTTTGCTGGCTGCCTTATTGCGGGGGGATCCTGCTGGACACGCTGTTGATGCTAGAGGTGATTCCTCACACATGCGAGCTCGAGCAGGGTCTAGAGAAGTGGATCTTCGTGACGGAGGCTCTCGCGTACTTTCACTGCTGCCTCAACCCCATCCTATACGCGTTTCTGGGCGTGAAGTTCAAGAAGTCCGCCCGCAGCGCTCTCTCTCCTAGCCGGGGGTCCAGTTTGAAAATTCTGCCGAAGAAGAGAGGAGGGATGTCATCTGTATCCACAGAATCCGAGTCTTCTAGCTTTCACTCTAGTTAA